One window from the genome of Nicotiana tomentosiformis chromosome 5, ASM39032v3, whole genome shotgun sequence encodes:
- the LOC104098955 gene encoding probable serine/threonine-protein kinase PBL7 codes for MGCFLCSNKKLEKKQEISKSADQIPSSLEKLKDSSKNGGSGHIAAHTFTFRELAAATKNFRADYLLGEGGFGRVYKGRLERTNQIVAIKQLDQNGLQGNREFLVEVLMLSLLHHPHLVNLIGYCADGDQRLLVYEYMPLGSLEDHLHELSPEKRRLDWNTRMKIAAGAAKGLEYLHDKANPPVIYRDLKCSNILLDEDYNPKLSDFGLAKLGPVGDKTHVSTRVMGTYGYCAPEYAMTGQLTLKSDVYSFGVVLLEIITGRRAIDTSRAAGEQNLVAWARPLFKDRRKFSQMADPMLQGQYPVRGLYQALAVAAMCVQEQPNMRPLIADVVTALNYLASQNYDPGTQPVQRPHSGASTPRPRRDL; via the exons atgggaTGCTTCCTTTGTTCaaacaagaaattagaaaagaagCAAGAAATTAGCAAGTCTGCTGATCAGATCCCATCCTCATTAG AAAAACTGAAGGATAGCTCCAAAAATGGTGGATCTGGACATATCGCAGCACATACATTTACATTTCGTGAATTAGCTGCTGCAACCAAAAATTTCAGGGCAGATTATCTCTTGGGAGAAGGAGGCTTTGGTAGAGTATATAAAGGGCGGTTAGAGAGAACCAATCAG ATCGTGGCCATCAAGCAACTTGACCAAAATGGATTGCAAGGAAACAGGGAATTCCTTGTTGAGGTCCTGATGTTAAGCCTACTTCACCATCCACACCTTGTCAACTTGATTGGATATTGTGCTGATGGAGATCAGAGACTTCTAGTTTACGAGTACATGCCGTTAGGATCACTGGAAGACCATCTACATG AGCTTTCACCCGAAAAAAGACGACTAGACTGGAATACAAGAATGAAAATTGCGGCCGGTGCTGCCAAGGGGCTAGAGTACTTGCATGATAAAGCGAATCCACCTGTTATATACAGGGATTTAAAATGCTCCAATATTTTGCTTGATGAAGATTATAACCCGAAGCTATCTGATTTTGGGTTGGCTAAGCTGGGTCCTGTAGGCGACAAAACCCATGTTTCCACAAGAGTCATGGGAACCTATGGTTATTGTGCACCAGAATATGCAATGACGGGGCAGCTTACACTTAAATCTGATGTTTACAGTTTTGGAGTTGTTCTTCTAGAAATTATTACTGGTAGAAGGGCAATTGACACGTCAAGAGCTGCTGGGGAGCAGAATCTGGTTGCATGG GCTCGACCATTGTTCAAAGACCGTAGAAAGTTCTCACAAATGGCTGATCCAATGCTTCAAGGTCAGTATCCAGTTAGAGGCTTGTATCAAGCTCTTGCAGTAGCCGCAATGTGTGTCCAGGAGCAGCCCAACATGCGCCCTCTCATAGCCGACGTAGTTACAGCCCTAAACTATCTTGCTTCCCAAAATTATGACCCTGGAACTCAACCAGTCCAAAGGCCTCACTCAGGCGCGTCGACTCCGAGACCAAGAAGGGATTTGTGA